TACTCGGAAATTATTTAGCCTTGGTACAAATGTCTCTAGGGTAAATAATGCAAATCCTGCCTCAGTAAACCTTGCCAGAGTTTCAGAAATTtccattaagatttttttctgagcttATTCAGTGACCTCAGTCATGGAAGCTGACAGTATAGAAATTGCTGTAGACAAACTTGTATGAAAGAGATAAATGAATTGGGTATTATCTACATGAAAATGATACTTTGGACCGTAATGGGGAAAAATTAAGCCACAAAAGGATGACAGTGTTGAAAAACCAGAGGCAAAGCATCTGTAATTCAACACTGAATACGAGAACTGCATTTATTAATGGTAACAAAATAATATCACTAATACAGTTAAAATTAAACTAGTTTAGAGACAATTCAGAAAGCCACAGGATATGCTTCAAGCATTACATCTAAAGTCTACAGAGCTGCACAAAAGGACAATTTAAAATTGACAGTGGGCCAAAGCCACCTGCATCCAAAGGTCGTCACAGCTTCGTTACAATGGGATTAACTAAAGCCTGCTTGAGAAGTAGTTGTTAGGGACAAGGTGAGGGGAACTCCTCCACGGTGGACAGCAGAACATGGGAATTCACAGAATTCTGGGAGCAATGACACCGTCTGTTGCACGTGGCATCATCTACGATATTACTGACTGATGGGTTTGGTGCAGGAAAGTACTGAGTGGGAGAAGAGCCCTAGCAGCGCGGGTGACCGAAGTGCAGCCCTAGCTCTGATCTGAAGGGCCTCGCTCCAAGCGTTGGCAGTTCCGTCGTCACACGACTGCGGTTAACTGTAATAGCAGGCTAACGGAGTAGTGGGACTTTTTGTGTTGTTTCTGGATTTATGCTATGGTTTCCTCATTTCAGTCTTGGGGGAATATTGCATGGAAACACACACACCTGCTGACCCCAGTGTAACAGCAGTATACAAAGAGAGGCAAACAGGTCAGGAGTCTTTCTTGGGGAACATGTGGTTCAGTTCAGTTCAGACTTTCCAGGCTTGCACAGGTGATTAGGACAAGGCTATTTATGTGAATGATCATCAGGAGACACAGAGGAGAAATACTCATGGAGGTGCTGGGAATTAAACTGAGTTACTAGAAGAGAACAGATTTGCTGAGCTCTCAGGCTCTTGTATGGAATTTGGTAAACGGAAAGGTTCTTGCAGTAGAATGGTTTTAACTGCTTCTAGTGCCTCATTTAAATACAAGGATGAAATTTCTGCAAGCTTTTTGTGTAGACCTGATTCTGCCTGTTTAAGGCCACAGGAACTtcagaaaaatcccagctgtgaCTGCTCCTGGGCATTTATTTTAGGAAACTTCCTTCCTCATTAACAATCACCAAGACGGAGCAGAAGACTGCaccttttatttttagactCTTCTTAAGATCCTGGTGTGGAGGATAGCATCAagtaagaaagaggaaaatatgcACTTGATAACATTTCCAAGCAGTTCCACTGTCACAGACTTATTACCCCCACTGCCAGGAGGCAGGTGAGTTGTTCCAATAATTCATTACTCActctggcttttttcttctcttaggaaaaatatttatcccTAAAGAAAAGCCCACAGAAACCCGTACAGAAGAGAAAGTGACCCTGGATCCGGAACTAGAAGAAGCCCTGGCCAGCGCTTCAGATACCGAGCTCTATGACCTTGCAGGTTAGATAATATATAGGTATGACCCCCCCTACATGTCCAGTCCTTCTCTGCCTAGACCTGCCGCCAGGACTGTCTCGTGATCGTCTCTGAAATAGCTGTTTCACTATACAGACAGGCGGCCAACCTGTGGGCCACGCACTGCCCATGACAACTTCAAGCATGACTCGATAGCTACTGCATTTTTGACTTCTACTTATAATTGATGTGtcaggcaaggggaaaagatGAACCAGCTAACATGatttggggaagggaagaagggtaGATGGTAGACTGCAGGCTGGGGTGCTTGCATTGTAGTGGAGGCCATTGATCGTACTGCATCCGCATTGTTTGTAGCATACTATTGCTACCTCCTCTCAACTCTGACAGCCCAAATGGCAGGATGAACTTGTTAGAGGATGCAATGGGTGAAGATTCTGCATCCATGGGGAAATTTGGAATCTAACCCCTCAAATCAGAAAATTGGTTGCCAGCTGATTAGACCTGTGAGAACAGTGAGTAGCACACCTACTGCCGAAAGTTCTGAAAATAGACTCTGTAACAGCAACTAAAGAGTCATTTGCTTACAGAACATACATTTTCCATAAGAAAAAACTGGTGATAAAAGTAAAAGTCTACATCAAGTTAGTAACTTATAATTAATGCAATGCATGATCCTGTAGAATAAAGTCCAATTAGATAATTTATGGAAGAAGTATCAGCAAACACAGCCTAATTTATTCTCTGACACTGTGGAAGTTCATTTGCACAAAAGATAACTTTGCAGCTTCTGTTACGGAGTTTTGGGTTCTCTTGTCATTTCTCTCATAATAGTTTATATCcttactatttattttaaggtcctggaatatatatatatttttttttttcccaagcatgTTAGCATCCATGTGCTTGTATAAGAAACCCCTGTGTGAATGCCAGTTTATTGAGCTAGACACATTTACAGTCAAATTCTTCTTGGATATGCCAGACAAAGAGCAGTAAGATGTTCAGGTTGtatattagggaaaaaaattactaggAGTGTAGCACTGAAACAAGTTACCCAAAGAGACTGTGGGATTTCAATCCCTGGATGTTTTCAGGATCCAGCTAGACAAAGCCATGGCTGACCTGGTTAATGTTGGCAACACTCCTGCTTGAGGGGGAGGCTGGACAAGATGACCCGCAGCAGTTCCTTCCAGCTGGCATTTCTGTGATACGCATACTATGTTGATTCAGTTCTTCAAAAATCTCTATTAAAAATGTCTGTATCTCCAGTATTTAGACCTGTAAAGACTCTCCCTATAAGCAAGCATGACTcagttaatattttataaagggggttttgtttggggaaCTAAACTAGAATTTGTAGCAGgtatttttctgcattctttGTTGCTGCCATTAACATTGTATCCTTTTGCTGGTATTTACACATTTTAGCTGTTCTTGGAGTGCACAACATGGTCAACAACCCAAAATTTGATGAAGGAGGAGCCCGCAGTAAAGATGGAAAAGGAACCGTGAGAAGTAAGCAAGCAGATTTCTCTTGTGGGCTATATGTCATCTTTAGGGACTTGTACACCTATAGGTTGGGTGTATTGGTCTAATTTAATGTAATGTAACTGGGTCTTACCTCGATTGATCTCATTAATCAGGAGGGATAGCTCTTTAAAGTAAACACAATCTTAAAATTCATTATCTATAATGACAACAGTACTATGCAAATAACTCATTCCTAAGGAGCTTTGTTTTCCTAGAGAGCAATATCTGGCTCTGCAGAAGCGCTTGAAAGGATGGGAGTATTTACGAAGCCAAGACATATGTATTTTCATTCTACTTCAGTTTAggcagcaaacagaaaacatagCGAGCTGTAGCTAAGAGGTGGCCACAGCGCAGGCCAGGCCATCTCACCCTGAGTACCTACATCTACGCAGCTGGAAAACAACTTGTAACCACAGGGCTTGAATGTGGCAGAACGCCTGGCAGAGTCACATCTGTGACCAGAGTCACGTCAAGCCGCATTCGCAGGGAGGCAAAGACCGCACGGATGtgctcctgccctggctgctctCTCCGATCTACTGCCTCCACCTTAGTCCTGTGGCAGTGTGTTCCAACGGCACCTGTTACATGGTTCCTTAGGGACACGGGAAGTGTAATCGTTCAGGAAATCTCCCAAGAGCTGTAGTTACtaaaaacaaatccagaaaTGTTTGCACTAAATAAACAGACCTTTGGTGAATCAGATCTTAGCTCAGCAACCAACAGGAGGCTGGATGGGAGGAGAAATGGGTACGTTTGAATTCCAAGTTTTTCTTGAGAGCTGCCAAGCCTTGTTCCAGAGCTCATCACCTCCAAGCTCTGGGGTATCAAGTGGGCtaaactttgctttttaagaCAAAATTGTGGAATGCCATTTTAGGGAAACAGTActcaaaaaatgttttcttcttgtaaGGCCATGAGAACAGCAGCTATCCTTACCAAGGACTTTCATTTCCATCCTTCATTACTAAAGGGGAGGTGGGAAAGTAGACAGGACACAGTGtcacttcatttttctcatgaTTAAGACAGCTCTGcaagcccccccagcagggCCCTGTGCGAGCTGCCATCTATCTCATAACAGGCATTACTAATCCACATagatttcagaatatttttgttgtacTGAGTCAAAATGTCAGCTATGTGAGTCAGCTAAACTATGCTCCAATCACAGCCTTAAGAACCAGAAAATCATCATCACATCACTGTATTCTTTGGTCCAAAAGCGATACCTTTCCTTAGCCAAGTGAAATGCTTCAGTAAAAGAGGGACATCTCAAAAGTTGCCCATCGATGTGGCAAAACAGCACCATGATTAAAGGAACAAGATAAAACTCACGGGAAGCAACAAGaagtagaaaatgaaaaatactgctaACTCTAGACTGAGTATACTGTGACGTCTAACCTGAGGACAGGGTACAAGTcactccctggctcccagctTGGCAGGGTGTTGCCACAAGTGCaaaaaatgctttgctgttttttgtttactttccaTCCTTGCATCCAAGGTGAATTCTCTGTATGCATTTTACCAGTAGTTTCCAATTCCTTACTCCCTAGGAAGGCTGGAGTGTTATTCAGGGATATGTAAGGTCTGAGggaattagtaaaaaaaaaaaaaaaagtttggggtGAAAGGGAGCAGAGTGAAAACCAGTTCAAGGTTTGTGTATGACTTCATCTCTACTAAGAGCATGAGtgctaaaaaaatatttggttttattttggccTGTGATAAGGTATAAACTTTACATGTCACACTGAACAGCAATGTGGAGTATATTGAGACTTGAGCACAAGTCTTCAAAGTCACTCACTGTTTgcaacataaaagaaaaatgtttaaacatACTTGTGGTTAGTAACATACTCCCTTCTTGCCTCTAGTGGCTTAGGAGGTCAGGGCTTATAAATGAATCTCCACAACTACATGCATGGGTctcctggtttcggctgggatagagttaattttctttctagtagctggtatagtgctgtgttttggatttaggatgagaagaatgttgataacacactgatgttttcagttgttgctacgtagtgtttagactaaggcaaggatttttcagcttctcatgcccagccagcaagaaggctggaggggcacaagaagttgggaggggacacagccaaactggccaaagggatattccataccatgtgatgtcatgcccagtatataaactggggaacCTGGCTGTGGGGGCACCACGGCtcagggattggctgggcactggtcagcgggtggtgagcaattgtattgtgcgtcacttgttttgtatattattattattatcattattattattatcctttccttttctgtcctattaagctgtctttatctcaatggtcgagttttacttttctgattctctctcccagcccactgggtggggggagtgagcgagcagctgcgtggtgcttagttgctggctggggttaaactgcGACAGTGGGAATTAGAAGTACTAATTGTGTTCTAAGCTATGATTTTTATGCATCTCTAAGAGTATTTATAGCTCATAGCTTCCAGCATTAAAAACTGTACCTCTTTGGAGCATGAATACTCAAAGACTTCATAAATCTTGGTGCTGGCAGATGGACTTGCTTTTCATGCTTTGATAGTTTCATTATATAGAAAGTGCAGATGTTGCAATTTTACAAGAGCTAATTGAATTTGTAGCAGGGCTGATAGCATCAGCCAAGAGGAGGAAACTGAGGGGCATCCTAATCATGTTCCTTTATGTTAGCCCAGTCTATTCATAGGTGCGGGGATATTTTTCTCACTGATGTAATGGGCAAGTTCTGAGCACACCCTCCTTTACAGATATTGGACAAAGAACAAAGCAACCCTTGCAGTATATTACATCCTATACAATGGTCTTTAAAACTGCTTTGGCTCAGACTAATTGAACTGGGACTTCTGTACCTAAAAAGGAATTTGCCTGTGACAATACTTCCCAGCCTCTGTGACCGCAGCCTCCAGTGACATGCTTCTGGGGGCACAGAAAGTGCAAAGGGTATGGCAGGGATAACGGGGCTAATACTCCTGTTTCCAGGTTTTGTGGTTCCTATAAACCCTTTCTTGAATGCTACCGTACAAACTTAAATGGGAATTGAAAAGCCAGGCTGTTAAATGATGATGCCTGTTCCTGATGTCAACATTTCATGAGATCTTGTGTTGCAGATGTGGTGAAAGGTGAAAAGGTCAAGCCCATCTTTGAGGAGCCACCTAATCCGACCAATGTGGAAGCAAGTTTACAAAGGATAAAAGCAAATGATCCTAGTCTCATAGAAATTAATCTCAACAATATAAAGGTAGgtgctgtgttttcatttatgtCATCATAGGAGGGTTTATTCAAATCTTTCCAAAGCCCTTGCCTTTTATCTTcaaattttgtctctttttacTGTTCAGAAAAAGCAGGACACAGGAAGGGGGTGTGGAGGGAACTGTTGTAGAGGCCCCAAGGTCATCAATGCCTGATACTGAATTAGATGCCAGTTAAAAGCCCAAGGGGTGACTCCCTCTGGCTGCCTTTCTTTAGAAGACTGTAAAGCAAGATATCTCATGGGCACTATATAATCATCAGCGGCCAGATTCAATTAGCCCACACATGCAAATGGAGGAGGAGCTGGCATGCGGAGCCTGAACAGCCAGCAGCAAAATAGGAAAGTAGCTCAGAGATGGGTCACGTGCTTGCTTTGGCCTGACCCAGTTAAAGGCAGTGCTGACATTGCATCCTCGCGCAGGCCTCCACGGGTGTCCGAAGGCCCCTGTAAGCAGAGGATGCTTTGCCCATTCTGACATACTCTTAAAAGCATCGGGGATGTTTCATTTTGTAGACTGTGGCTATTAATCGGTTTGATAATAATTAAAATCAATGTCTAGCAATGTGGCTGTTTTTCCTAAGTACTGGATTTATCTTTTTACTGTAGAATATTCCTATTCCAACACTGAAAGAATTTGCAAAAGCTTTGGAAAGCAACACGCATGTGAAGACATTCAGCCTTGCAGCTACTCGAAGCAATGACCCTGTAGCTATTGTAAGTTTAAAcactgcttggaaaaaaaccacaacaatttTTAAGTAGGTCTGTGTCTGCTTTAGGTTGCATTCTTCATTTTCCCTCACAGAATTTCCCTGGGACTATGCAAAATAGAAGTGTAAGCTCTTCTGATCTACCTCTATGTTCTTCTAAGTCTATTTACGTTCTATTTCTTTGTAGGTACTAAGCTATGTTTTGCAGATTCCCCTTTTATTCCCTGAAACTCTCAAGACGTTATCTCATATTCCCTCTTTCTGACCTCTCAGGCATTTGCAGATATGTTGAAAGTgaacaaaacactgaagagtCTGAATGTAGAGTCCAACTTCATCACTGGGACGGGTATTTTGGCACTGATTGATGCACTGAAAGAGAATGAATCCCTGACAGAGATTAAAATTGACAACCAGGTAAAGTGAGAGCATTGAGTGAGTCCgcttttgtttcccttctaTATGGATTCCCAGAAGGTTCTCCTAGAGGGCTCTGGCAATGTCAAGGCAACCTCTGTGGCTCAGTCATTCTGCAGCTCACGTCCCAAGCCCAGGCAACCAAACAGTGGAAAACTTCTAAATAAAACTGGTCAAAGCCAAATATAAAACCCAGAGCAAAATCTCCAGGGACAGGATTCTCTTTGTAGTTTGCAACACAGTACTGAAATATAACCACTTATTTCTCTCTcatgtgaaaacaaatattttcttttcttttggggaCATTTCACGACATCACCaacagaggcagcagctggggacagcTGTAGAGATGGAAATTGCCAAGATGCTGGAGGAGAACTCCAAGATTCTCAAGTTTGGATACCAGTTCACAAAGCAAGGTCCAAGAACCAGGGTAGCAGCAGCTATCACTAAAAACAATGATCTGGGTAAGATAGCTACTACATCTACTCATAATTTGTTTATGTGAGCCAAGCCCTGACCTTCCTAGTCACAACTCTTCCTGTCTGTACataagattaatttttaactcTACAACATATTCAGTCTGCTATATGTGAGGGGTGATGCATAGCTCCACCGACTCTAGAGTAGACAACAGCAAAGGTCTTACTGTGATTAGGAGccactatttttcttctccttctgccaCTCCTTCTGGGAAGGGGAATTACTTCAGTCTTTTCCATGGAGCGCCCTCAATTTCCAGCTGCCCTGACGGCTGTTCTGGCCAGTAGTGGAGCGCCAAACCCATCCTGTTTGTTCAGTGAACACAGAAGTCCTCGCTTCTTTGCCCTGCCCATGACAGACCAAGCCTGCCCAGCCAGGGGAACAAAAAAGGCTTTCCTGCCTGTGTGACCAAGTACAGGCAAAGACAATAAAGCTTTGCAAGTTTTACCCAAGCGTGGCATGCTCTGCCCTGTGTGCTCAATACACAGAATAAGAAGGAGATGACTAGGCAGGAGTAGTTtacaggaagaagaagaagaaaaaaaagagtaactgTATGTTTTTAATCAATTCTACTTCAAAGTGGGGTGTCAAACCATGATGCCTTTGCTGGCTTCAGCTTGGGTTTCTCTCTGTGAGAACTAAGATAAAAATTGAGCTAGAACCGATTTCTTTCAcacatacttttatttttttgcagtattaATGTTTAGCAGTACCTAAGCATTCTAATGATATACTATTGGTCCTGAAACTGTTAGTGTCCCAGAATGGTATTTGAAACATCCCACcgacaaagagagaaagaccttttttttccgCTATTTAACCAGTTGCCATTAGACATTTGTCCTGTACCTaatcttcattttcctgcttttgtatTGTATGGTTTTGTTCAAGATTTAGTAGGACAGAATACCTAAAAgaattcaataaaataaaataaatgaagcaacaaaacactgaaagcagACACAAATGGCTGATGCTACATTGTAGGCTTTGAGAAAATGCAGTCTATTTGCCAAGAAAGCACTATGAAATAAACCTCCTGATAGTAAAGTAATGGGGCGTTTGTAGTTCTGTATTGTTGTTACTGACTTTCTATAGTCAAAAGCGTTCATTCATCCagttttactgcttttgttCTGTACTTCAGCAGTTCAACGTCAGAAGAAGGACATGACAGTTTGATGTAACACCAAATTTTATATCACATGAACAGGAGAACTTCACTAATCTTATCTGGCCAAGTCAGAGAAGActcaatacatttttattaggGTATGGAGTAGCAAATGCTGCCCAACTAGACCTACTCTGTATCAGCTGTAACATATCCTAAGTGCTGTAAAAGTTCACATGGGCCTGCTTGTCAAAATAATCCTGCCTGTAATACAAAGCTCATTGCTCTCTGCTTCGCTAAGTGGCAACTTCAACCTACTTGGTTTCTAGTGAGATTCCCGAGTTAATTCATTTACTATCAGATGGTTGATGCAATCAGAGCATATGAAGTTTAAACAGATAATTTAAGGTTCAATATGATGTTTTCCTTGTTACCAGTACTCACTGATATCAATACCTATGAGtacttcaaattattttctaaaaggatATTATTGCTTACCTTTAGTATACACTTGTGCGATTAGAAAAGTTAGTAATTTTTGATGC
This DNA window, taken from Haliaeetus albicilla chromosome 12, bHalAlb1.1, whole genome shotgun sequence, encodes the following:
- the LOC104321566 gene encoding tropomodulin-2 yields the protein MSLPFRKELEKYKNINEDEILSKLSEDELKQLEHVLDDLDPENALLPAGFRQKDQTTKPATGPFDRERLLSYLEKQALEHKDREDFVPFTGEKKGKIFIPKEKPTETRTEEKVTLDPELEEALASASDTELYDLAAVLGVHNMVNNPKFDEGGARSKDGKGTVRNVVKGEKVKPIFEEPPNPTNVEASLQRIKANDPSLIEINLNNIKNIPIPTLKEFAKALESNTHVKTFSLAATRSNDPVAIAFADMLKVNKTLKSLNVESNFITGTGILALIDALKENESLTEIKIDNQRQQLGTAVEMEIAKMLEENSKILKFGYQFTKQGPRTRVAAAITKNNDLVRKKRVEGERQ